From a single Stomoxys calcitrans chromosome 4, idStoCalc2.1, whole genome shotgun sequence genomic region:
- the LOC106082015 gene encoding stromal interaction molecule homolog has product MQFFKVILTFTLLTLASHKSLVHSSGSSPGDTIAGGHYHGQQASTENGAPQPPKAHALPPPSAQQQHQSSHHHHQQQQQQPQQQQQHHHHPQQPQYQHQYSSHGIGGGGLVHHHPSQAAAYHQPSHSGHAEPKNTYNLLSEAMSQAVSNEFSSLGSGSADGACHADDIDCYNVQDRLGMEAIRTLHQQLDDDDNGNIDLSESDDFLREELKYDSGYEKRQKAFHFNDDMHISVKELWEAWLRSEVHNWTIEQTTDWLAQSVQLPQYVDLFKQHKVSGAALPRLAVNNMHYVGTVLGIKDPIHKQKIALKAMDVVLFGPPRETGTRWKDYILVTLLLSAIIGCWYAYQQNKNAKRHLRRMAQDMEGLQRAEQSLQEMQKELERARLEQENVATEKMDLERRLKEVPTLTSSSSDLEVQQLKKEIEMLRTELSRAEIELVDNCWAPPPQLQSWLQYTYELESKNHLKKRVAAEKQLQSAREACEKLRKKRSSLVGAFVSTHGKSIDDVDRSIVEARNSLGEVTNELQERLHRWKQIEQCLGMNIVNNNGLSYLENVLYGRNGGAAIKTSRGRITSSSDELDDESVQGKLNFENFSLISAE; this is encoded by the exons ATGCAGTTTTTCAAAGTTATACTTACATTTACTCTACTTACATTAGCTTCACACAAAAGTTTAGTCCACAGCAGCGGTAGCTCGCCTGGTGATACAATTGCTGGCGGCCATTATCATGGGCAACAAGCGTCAACCGAAAATGGTGCACCACAGCCACCAAAAGCTCATGCACTTCCACCACCTTCtgcgcaacagcagcatcagtcctcacatcatcatcatcagcagcagcaacaacaaccgcaacagcaacagcaacatcacCATCATCCACAGCAGCCACAGTACCAACATCAGTATTCCTCCCATGGCATTGGTGGAGGTGGCTTGGTACATCATCACCCATCTCAAGCAGCTGCATATCATCAGCCATCACATAGTGGCCATGCAGAACCCAAAAATACATACAATCTATTAAGCGAAGCCATGTCGCAGGCCGTTAGTAATGAATTCA GCTCTCTAGGCAGCGGCTCAGCTGATGGTGCTTGCCATGCTGATGATATCGATTGTTATAATGTCCAGGACCGTTTAGGCATGGAAGCTATAAGAACGCTACATCAACAGTTGGATGACGATGACAACGGCAACATTGATTTAAGCGAATCCGATGAT ttCTTACGCGAGGAGTTGAAGTACGATTCTGGTTATGAAAAACGTCAAAAGGCTTTCCATTTTAATGATGATATGCACATCTCTGTCAAAGAGTTGTGGGAAGCGTGGTTGAGATCTGAG GTACACAATTGGACCATTGAACAAACTACGGATTGGCTGGCGCAATCAGTGCAATTACCGCAATATGTTGATTTATTTAAGCAACATAAAGTTTCGGGGGCAGCCCTACCACG TCTGGCTGTAAATAATATGCACTACGTTGGCACAGTACTGGGTATTAAGGATCCTATACACAAGCAAAAGATAGCTCTTAAGGCTATGGATGTAGTATTATTTGGACCTCCGAGAG agaCTGGAACTCGCTGGAAGGATTATATATTAGTTACATTATTATTAAGTGCTATAATTGGCTGTTGGTATGCCtatcaacaaaataaaaatgccaAAAGGCATTTGCGAAGAATGGCTCAGGATATGGAGGGGTTACAAAGAGCAGAGCAAAGTTTACAAGAGATGCAAAAG GAACTAGAACGAGCTCGATTGGAGCAGGAAAATGTGGCTACTGAAAAAATGGACCTAGAACGGCGTCTCAAAGAAGTGCCCACCCTTACATCTTCAAGTTCTGATTTGGAGGTGCAACAGTTGAAGAAAGAAATTGAAATGTTACGCACAGAATTGTCCCGAGCCGAAATAGAGCTTGTTGATAATTGTTGGGCTCCTCCACCTCAGTTGCAATCATGGCTACAATATACCTACGAACTCGAAAGTAAAAATCATCTCAAGAAACGAGTGGCCGCTGAAAAACAACTACAATCGGCTCGTGAAGCATGCGAGAAGCTGAGAAAGAAACGCTCCAGTTTGGTGGGTGCATTTGTTTCCACCCATGGCAAGAGTATAGATGATGTGGATCGCTCTATTGTTGAGGCACGCAATTCATTGGGAGAGGTAACAAATGAGTTGCAAGAACGTCTACACAGATGGAAACAGATTGAACAATGCTTGGGTATGAATATTGTCAATAACAATGGACTGtcatatttagaaaatgttttgtATGGCCGTAATGGTGGTGCGGCTATTAAGACTTCTAGAG GCCGCATAACCAGCAGCTCAGATGAATTAGATGATGAATCTGTTCAAGGTAAGCtcaattttgaaaacttttcctTGATCTCCGCTGAATGA